From a single Arthrobacter sp. SLBN-112 genomic region:
- a CDS encoding dienelactone hydrolase family protein, giving the protein MPIEIPAAEGTAEALVARPSTGTGPFPGVILYMDAFGLRPRIQEMAQRIADWGYVVLAPNVFYREGTAAELAPATDMTSQEGREAAGKAAFPRVGRLTPDKALLDIDAWVSALAGLDGVAPGPIGTVGYCMGARLAVRTATSHPDVVAACGGFHAGGLATHEPDSPHLGLKDARARFVFGHADNDRSMAPDAVVRLGEALQSAGLEASNEIYAGAPHGYTMADTSAFHPEATERHFREMRALLDGTLKG; this is encoded by the coding sequence ATGCCCATCGAAATCCCTGCCGCAGAAGGCACCGCAGAGGCCCTGGTGGCCCGCCCGTCCACCGGAACCGGCCCTTTTCCCGGCGTCATCCTCTACATGGATGCCTTCGGCCTGCGCCCCCGGATCCAGGAGATGGCGCAGCGCATCGCCGACTGGGGCTATGTGGTGCTGGCACCGAACGTTTTCTACCGTGAAGGAACGGCCGCGGAACTCGCCCCCGCCACGGACATGACCAGCCAGGAAGGCCGGGAAGCCGCCGGCAAGGCCGCTTTTCCGCGGGTTGGCCGCCTGACGCCGGACAAGGCGCTGCTGGACATCGATGCCTGGGTTTCGGCCTTGGCAGGCCTCGACGGCGTGGCACCCGGTCCCATCGGCACCGTGGGCTACTGCATGGGCGCCCGGCTCGCCGTCCGCACCGCAACGTCCCACCCGGACGTGGTGGCGGCATGCGGCGGTTTCCACGCCGGCGGCCTGGCCACGCACGAACCGGACAGCCCGCACCTGGGGCTCAAGGATGCACGCGCGCGGTTCGTGTTCGGCCACGCGGACAACGACCGCAGCATGGCTCCCGACGCCGTCGTCCGGTTGGGCGAAGCGCTCCAGTCAGCGGGGCTTGAGGCCTCCAACGAAATCTACGCGGGGGCGCCGCACGGGTACACGATGGCGGATACCTCGGCTTTCCATCCCGAGGCCACCGAGCGGCACTTCAGGGAGATGCGGGCTCTGCTGGACGGGACGCTGAAGGGCTGA